A portion of the Anthonomus grandis grandis chromosome 19, icAntGran1.3, whole genome shotgun sequence genome contains these proteins:
- the LOC126747299 gene encoding acyl-coenzyme A diphosphatase FITM2, with the protein MMASKPSRRKPLHPTKMNFRPTTSDSNMEFKGTKPTSEPTSIKEIFMLMVLYVCKKSLFFDTNIKVGLYLLCLFAVSLVADVATIPRIYLSRSDNLFNKFFVKYSWGWNLLIILPFVIFTSYIYCCGQVKRILHHHLPRIAVATFFWYFWTNLFNYIEASFGRCQIKAHGSKETCLKAGYIWNGFDTSGHSFILIYGSLFLIEEARAMLNWDSIKEYIRLEEHSRNTKQTESTNPLRHLTPEEFKTLQFNYEKYTPYIRANFILITLFQILWDIMLFCTMLYYHVMIEKFLGGCIAILTWFFTYRVWFRHPSLLPKLPGEGVFKYIKTKVKEPQVTVRRRTGSIVNGSTGPMFMGRPIYTQNNPNPSQNDDGSGEK; encoded by the coding sequence ATGATGGCAAGTAAACCCTCAAGGAGAAAACCCTTGCACCCAACGAAGATGAATTTTCGACCGACAACAAGTGATAGTAACATGGAATTTAAAGGGACAAAACCCACCTCGGAACCGACTTCCATCAAAGAGATCTTCATGCTAATGGTGCTGTACGTCTGCAAGAAGTCGCTCTTCTTCGACACGAACATTAAGGTGGGcctatatttattatgtttattcgCTGTGTCCCTTGTGGCGGACGTCGCCACCATTCCCCGAATATACTTGTCCCGCTCCGACAATTTATTCAATAAGTTTTTCGTCAAGTACTCCTGGGGCTGGAACTTGCTAATAATCCTCCCCTTTGTAATATTCACTTCGTACATTTATTGCTGTGGGCAGGTGAAGCGAATACTGCATCACCATCTGCCTCGTATCGCTGTGGCaacttttttctggtacttTTGGactaatttgtttaattacatTGAGGCGAGCTTCGGGCGTTGCCAAATAAAGGCGCACGGTTCAAAAGAGACTTGCTTGAAGGCGGGATATATTTGGAACGGGTTTGACACTTCGGGGCattcatttattttgatttacgGTAGTTTGTTTCTAATTGAGGAGGCCAGGGCCATGTTAAACTGGGACAGCATTAAGGAGTACATCAGGTTAGAGGAGCACAGTAGGAACACTAAGCAAACAGAGAGCACGAACCCTCTGAGGCATTTGACCCCCGAGGAGTTTAAAACTTTACAGTTTAACTATGAAAAGTACACCCCATACATTAGGGCTAATTTTATTCTGATCACTTTATTTCAAATCTTATGGGACATAATGCTCTTTTGTACGATGCTCTACTACCATGTGATGATCGAGAAGTTCTTGGGGGGCTGCATAGCGATTCTGACATGGTTTTTTACGTACAGGGTGTGGTTTAGGCATCCCAGTTTGCTCCCTAAACTGCCTGGGGAAGGAGTTTTCAAGTATATTAAAACTAAGGTTAAGGAGCCTCAAGTGACTGTCCGAAGGCGCACTGGTAGTATAGTGAATGGGAGTACTGGACCCATGTTTATGGGCAGACCGATTTATACTCAAAATAATCCAAATCCTAGTCAAAACGATGATGGTAGTGGGGAGAAATAA
- the LOC126747307 gene encoding dehydrogenase/reductase SDR family member 4: protein MSLKRLVGKTAIVTASTDGIGFAIAQRLAREGAKVIVSSRKAANVEEATRKLTQEGLEAKGLVCHVAKQEDRRKLFEEAKKLGGLDILVSNAAVNPEVGGVLDCSENAWDKIFETNLKASYLLAKEALPLLKESKAGRIIFVSSIAAFQPFNLLGAYSVSKTALLGLTKAAAVQLAQENITVNSVCPGVIETRFSAAITQEGPAREVSLSQIPMGRFGVPDDVSGSVAFLASDDGSYVTGENLVISGGMPSRL, encoded by the exons ATGTCTTTAAAGCGGTTGGTCGGCAAAACAGCCATAGTAACAGCCTCAACAGACGG CATTGGCTTTGCCATTGCTCAGCGTTTGGCGAGAGAGGGTGCGAAGGTCATAGTAAGTAGCCGAAAAGCGGCAAATGTGGAGGAGGCAACCAGGAAACTCACCCAGGAGGGGCTGGAAGCCAAGGGGCTTGTTTGCCATGTTGCCAAACAGGAGGACAGAAGAAAGCTATTCGAAGAA GCAAAGAAACTCGGAGGGTTGGATATACTTGTCTCCAATGCCGCCGTCAACCCTGAAGTCGGAGGGGTGCTAGAC TGTTCCGAGAACGCGTGGGACAAAATCTTCGAAACCAACCTGAAAGCTTCGTATTTACTCGCCAAAGAAGCCCTACCATTGTTGAAGGAGAGCAAGGCGGGCAGAATCATTTTCGTGTCTTCCATAGCGGCCTTTCAACCATTTAAC cTTTTGGGGGCGTATTCTGTGAGTAAAACGGCCCTCTTGGGGCTCACAAAGGCCGCCGCCGTTCAACTGGCCCAGGAAAACATTACGGTAAACTCCGTGTGCCCTGGCGTTATTGAAACCAGGTTTTCCGCAGCT ATAACGCAAGAGGGGCCTGCAAGAGAAGTGTCTTTGTCCCAAATACCCATGGGAAG GTTTGGTGTGCCTGATGATGTCAGCGGCTCCGTGGCCTTTTTGGCTTCAGACGATGGCTCGTACGTCACCGGAGAAAACCTTGTAATCAGTGGGGGAATGCCTTCGAGGTTGTAA